From Bacillus sp. Marseille-P3661:
GTAGTTGCGTATCCCTAAAACTGTCAAATAAACGTTTTGATGATGCGTCACTATTAATTTGATCATATAGACTTTTTAATTGCTTAAAATCTTCACTTTCTTTTAAAGCCTGTTCTAAGTTATATGCCACATCGTAAATATTTGCCATTAAGAACCCTCCGTATTATTAATTCAAATTTGTAATTTAGACTCCATCAACATTAACTAACTATTGAGAAGACTCCGGTACATCATATCAAATATAGTGCTATTGAACAAAGAATATGAGTAATCCTTGAACAATTCCGATTAATCCTCCTAGTAAAGCACCAAGATAAGTAATCATTTTGAATTCCCTTTTTGAAATCATAAGTACCATATCTTCTAGACGGGAAACAGAAAATCCTTCAACTTGTTTTTGAACGATTTCGGCTAAATGTAATTTTTTCATCATTTCATCAATACGATTTGCGATGAAATCCCCAATAACTTCAACTAACTTAGGAACCCAGTCATTTAGTATTTGTTGTTTATATGTAGCAGTTAAATCGCCAAGTGAAGATTGCAGCCATTTTTTGTATGGAATTTGGTTTGTAATTTGTTCCTGCAAAAAGGTTACTAATGAATCCCGGCCGAACTTTTCTTCAATATCTTCAACTTTCCAATCCTTTACCTTATCCCACTCTTTATTTATCAGTTGCGTAAGCATTTGATGTGTGCCACCATGACTAAGAAATCTCACCAATTCAGGTTGAACAGAGTTTGCAATGGAATCATTACTTAAAAACATTTTCACCATATTCCCAAGCGATCCCAAATTTCGGATGAAATCATCTATCATTTTAACTAATCTTTTTCTACCTTCGTCACTCTCGAAGTAAGCTATTCCCTTTTCTAATATGTAATCAGCAAATTCAGGAATTTTATCATCAATTTTCACTAACCAAGCTTGCGGAAAAGTTTCTCTTAGTGTTTTTTGGCGTGCTTGTCCAATTAATTGTTCATATTTATCCTTAATAATAGCATGCAATTTATCCCTTGTTTTCACATCTAAGTCTGTGATGCCAAACTGTTCGCCCCACTGCGCGATCGTTTTATCATTATCCATCAGCCGAATAACTTCACCTTGAACCCATGCTACCATCTCTTTCGTAAATACCGGGTCTTTAAATTTACTCTTTATTCCTTCTGCCGTTAATAAATGCTCGACTACCATTCGTCCCATTTGAACTGCTAGCTCTTCACGACGTTTAGGTATCAACCCAGGAGTAAATGGCAATCTTTTGCCAGCAAAGTAAATTGGCTTATGCGGTCTAAATAACATTTTAATCGCTAAGTGATTCGTAAAGCCGCCAATTCCTGCACCTATGATCATCATAAATAAAATCATACTAAAAACTTCCATCCATTTATCAACCTTCCTACGCTAATTCCTCACATCCGACAATCAAAGCTCATATTATACGATATCAGCAAATGCCTAGATTTGTAGCAGGTGTCCATTGTGAGGGTTCTAAATGAAAAAAATATTTAAAATTAATATTTATCCAATTGAAGAAAACAAAAATAAAAATACACCTCTTATTATAATTAGTTCTGAACTGATGAAGCAAACTGGTGTAAGGATAGGCCAAAAGGTAACACTTCAATGTGGCAAGAATCATTTAATTTGTTCAATAGCCGATACTACGTCAGAAACCGATTTAATATTATATTGTTCAAAGAACGTATTTGAGAGCTTTTACCTCCCTGTAATGTCTACGAAACTACAATTATCAATTGAAAAAAATGATAATGCGTGGGAGTTAGGACCATTTATCGGTATTGTGACAGACCAAATTTATAAGGAGCATTTTGGCTCTATTCACTCTTTTATTGAAGAATTACAGCATTACTCGTATCAAAACTATATATATTTATATGTGTTTAATTATATAAATTATCATAATCATTATGTAACAGGATATTACTTTGATTCCGGTAGCTCTAGTTGGGTTCACTCGTCCCTGCCTACACCTAGCGTTGTTCACAATCGCATCCATTCTAGAATAAAAGAACGAGCGGATAAAACAAAGAACTTTTTTAAAACACTCTCACAACACAATATACCCTATTTCAATGAACGCTTTTTAAATAAATGGGAGGTTTACGAGTTTCTATCTAGACAAGAACAACTTACACCTTATTTACCTGACACAAGATTGTTAAATGGGCGTTTTTCACTAGAAGAAATGCTGTTTACACATTCCACTTTATTTTTAAAGCCAGTACATGGTAGTCAAGGTAAAAATATTTTTAAAATACGAAATGACAACGATAACTATAGTCTGGACTATACAACCTTTTCAGGCGAAATCGAAAAACAGTACCCTTCTATCATATCACTTTATGAAGCCATTAGACCAAGATTACAAAAACAACGATATATCGTTCAACAAGGATTGCAATTGCTTACGTATCAGGATCGCCCGCTTGATTTCCGCTTACTTTGTCATCGACAACCGGATAATAACTGGAGTGTAACCTCTGCAATAGCGCGAGTTTCTTCTCAAGCTGAATTTGTATCAAATTTAGCAAGAGGTGGCGAATTACTTAAAATCAATACAGTACTACAAAATCACTTTGAAGGAACTACGTTAAATCAAATTAAACGACTTTTGTTTGAAATCGCCACTGAAACAGCTACCTCCATCCACCAATTATCGGATGGTATCTATGGTGAATTAGGGATTGATCTAGCTATTGACCATAAGGGTAAACCTTGGATCATTGAGGTTAATACAAAGCCTTCTAAAAACCAAGACCCAAGTGGATTCTCCCCTAAAATTAGACCATCGGCGAAAGCTATTATAGAGTATTGTTCACATCTTGCCAACTGGCAACTATAAGGAGGTACCACAATGATATCATTTGGATTATTAACATTAAATACAAAAGTTGAGCATTTATATTTTACTGAACTTGCCAGAAAAGCGGCGAAACATTCTATGAACGTGTTTCGCTTTTCACCTGAACACATCAATCCAAAGACAGAACAAGTTCATGGCGAAAAATTCAACTCAAAGACAGGCAGTTGGGAAAAAGCTATTTATCCAATTCCTCAATGCTTATATGACCGCTGCTTTTATCCAACAAAAGAACAGCAAAAAAAGTATTACCCTATCATCAATTGGTTAAAAAATCGACCCGACCTTACATTTATTGGCCATGGTTTACCTAACAAATGGAGCATATATGAAGTACTATCTTCAGACCCACTATTAACCTATTACATTCCTAAGACAAGAAAAGTAAACAGTGTTGATGACATTTTCCACTACTTAAAGAAACATAAAAAAGCTCTTCTTAAACCTGAAAATGGCTCACAAGGTAAAGGCATTATAGCGTTAACTCATTTAAATGAATCGATCGAGTTACATTCTCAACAGAATAATAAAAATGTAAACAAAGTCTTCGCCAACAAAGCACCTTTATATCAATGGCTTAAAAAATTGATTTCATCTCACTCCTACCTAATGCAACCGTTTTTAGCTTTACAAGATTCTGATGGTCATGCCTTTGATATCCGTGTTTTAGTACAGAAAAAACCTAACAATCAATGGGCTGAAATCGGACGTGGCATTCGAAAAGGTGGACCTGGTAGTATTATTTCCAACCTACATGGCGGAGGTTCTATTTGTTCCTACAAAGACTGGATTAAACAGATAGAACCCCATCAGCGAGTATTAATTGAAGATGAATTAAGGACGATTATAACAAGTTTACCTGCTAGTCTTGAAAAAAAGTTTGGTCCATTATTTGAAATTGGAATTGATATAGGGGTTGCAACAGACGGAACAGTATGGGTACTAGACGCGAACTCTAAACCTGGATATAAGACGATCCTTCAATCCAACCCCTCCGTCGAAAACCACTTATATGAGGCACCGCTACTTTATTGTAAAAATCTAGTACTGCAAAGGAGTGCTTCTGATGGAATTATATGATCTACAGGAAATCTTTGATGTCGAAGAAACCATTTATTTACCCGAACCATTATTTTCAAGTTCGAGGGTTTTCAATAATATTTCGTTTGGTACCGAAATTTGTAGTTGCAAAATCAAAGTATCTAAAAAGCTAAGTACCATATCCATCTCACATGACATTTGGAATTCACTAAAAATCCCCTATAGGAGCAAGGTTCATGTCATTCCAAATGAAGATACCCTTCATATCGGACCGCTAGTAGGTATTTTTACTGCTGGCTTTACAGGTTCACTATTAAGGCCTATTGGGGACAGATCGTTATTTTTCGCAAAAATCCTTGCTGCTGAAAAAAAGGTAGGCGCTTATACATTTGTTTTTGGCGCGAATCATATTAACTGGGAAGATGGAAAAATTAACGGCTATTTTCATACCAATCAAGGCTGGCAGCAAATAGAGGTTCCTTTTCCTAATGTAGTGTATGACCGGTTACCAAATCGAAAGACTGAAAATCATGTAATCTTACAAGATATTAAAAAGCGGCTACAAACTGATTATTTAATTCCTTGGTTTAATCCCGGTTTCTTTAATAAGTGGGAAATACATCAGTTATTTAGTGCCAATGATGTTAAAGAATTTTTGCCGGAAACAGTTGCACATCCTTCGCTTAACGATTTAAAAGAACTTTTAAATAAATATCCAAGCATTTATATTAAACCGATTAACGGTAGTTTGGGACTAGGAATTTATCAGATCATTCGTTCAAAAGATTCAGATGACGGGTATTATTGTAGGTTTAGAACCGATGAAAAAAATCATCTGCGGAAATATAATACAATAGAAAGCTTATACCATCACCTTTTTAGGGTGGACCGCCTTGAAAATTATCTTGCTCAACAAGGAGTTCAATTAATACGTTGCGACGGAAAACCGATTGATTTCCGTATTCATACAAATAAGGATGATGAAGGCAAGTGGAAAATGAGTGCCATAGCTGCTAAAATTGCTGGGACTGGCAGCGTTACAACCCACTTAAAAAGCGGCGGGATAGTAAAAACTATCGATGAGATTTCTAAGATTGTTTCATTGCCCGTTGACATCCTTAAGCAGTTAGAAAACTGCGTCCTTTCCATGAGCAGTGTACTTGAACAACAAATGAATGGTACCATTGGTGAAATTGGATTCGATATTGGGATTGATAAAAATAATGATATTTGGCTGTTTGAAGCAAATTCAAAACCAGGACGGTCTATTTTTAAAAACCCGAAACTAAGGGAATATGAACAGCTTTCTAGAAGTTTACCAATCTCTTTTGCCGTCTTTTTAACCAAAAAGGCTATCTATGAGCCTGGAGTGCTTTTTAATGAAAATTAATAATAAGATCCCCAAACCTATTATTGGGATTTTAACAACTACTGGAAAGTATTCTCCTATTTCAGGTAATTTCAAATTGTTCAGACGGATAGCAACATTGCTTGCTCATGAAGGTGGTCTTGCAATTATAATTACTCCCGAATCGATAGTAGATAATCGAATTAAATATGCTTTCTTCTATAGTCAAGAAAAACAAGGGTGGATGAAAATAGTTCATCCACCCTTACCTACCATTATTTATAATCGACTGCCCTATCGAAACCTCGAAAAAACTGAAAGCTTTCATAATTTGGTGCATTGGTGTCAAAAAAATTCTATTAAACTATTCAATCCTAGTTTTTTCACAAAATGGGATATCTATACAGCTCTGGCCAAAGATCACCAACTTATTCCTCATCTACCGTATACGGAAATTCTTTTTACTGAAACACAATTAGAACAATTTCTACAACACTATAAATCGGTTTATATTAAGCCTAATGATGGAAGTAGGGGTAATGGCATTTTTGTGCTATCACAAAATCGAAATGGAATTTTTTTAAAAGACCACCAAGTAAACAAACACTTTAAAACAGTTGAACTACTTTGGAAAGAGTATATTTCAGAGCGCATTCATGAGAATGGATATATCATTCAGGAGCAGATACCTTTAATGAAAGTTAATGAGAGATCATTTGACTTTAGGCTCTGGGCTCATAAGGTAAACAAACGTTGGATCCTATCAGGGGTTGGAATTAGACAAAGTAAGACTGGTGGTATTACAACCCATGTACTAAAAGGTGGAAATGTATTAAATTTTGATGACGTTGCAACAAGTGCTGATAAAATTAGTTTAACTAGCCTAATGGCTTTATCAGGCGAACAATTAGAACAGGTCTTTGGCAATGTTAGAGAGTTTTCAATGGACATTGGAAAATCTAGCGATAACAATTTTTATATTTTTGAAGTTAACGCTAAACCCATGACGTTTGATGAATCAGAAATTTATAATAACGGTTTGAAAAATCTTGTGCAAATTTTTTTAGAATCATAATCCATTAAAGGCCACTGCAAAATGCATCTGCATTTGCGTTGGCTTTTTTTTAATACATATCCTTACAAATTAGAAAGATATTAGACATAAGAGTTATTATTCGAGGAGGTACATCCATGCAGAGATTATTTTGTTTGGTTTTAGCATTAGTGATATTTTCCCCTGTGACTACGCTTGCCGCAAATGTACAAACTTTAAAGGCTGCATATATTAGAGATGGAGACCTGTGGACTTTAATTAATAATGAGGAAAAACAAATTACTAATTCAGGCAATATTTATAGTAAACCGAAATGGTCGCCGAATGGAAAATGGCTGCTATATCAGAATATGGCACCATCTCAATTTGAGGATAGCCAACAGCAAGTTGAGGTGTGGGCATATAATATTGATTCAGGAGAGAAGAAGCAGCTATTTTATGATGGATATTCTCCAACATGGGCTCCAAACAAAAATATAGTTGCTTTTAATGCAAAAGGAATTTTAAACATTTCAGATTTTAAACAGTTTTATAATATTGCAACAGGAGTCGATAGTTATACGTGGTTACCCGACGGCAGCGGCTTTTTACTGTCATCTGCTGGGGTCCTTCGTCCAGATGGTTGGACTAGTGCGATGTTATTTAAGAAAAAGGTAAATGAAAACTATAATGATGTTGTTTTATTTGGCGGGGTTGAACCGTTTTTCACTTTACCGCGTGAAATTGGGATTGATAATAACAAAATAATTTCTGTATATGTCAACGACCTAAAATTCTCACCTAGCAATAAGTGGATTTCATTTATTGTTTCCCCAACTGCCTCTTGGTCAATGGATAGTAACATGCTTTGCCTTATATCGAGTGATGGGAAACATTTTGAAGTTCTTGATGAAATAGTGTTCGAAGTCGGGGAGCCAAAGTGGGCCCCGTCAGCTGATACACTCGCATTTATAGCTGGCGGGGGACGAATTGTATTTGGATTTAAAAATAAAGATTTGAAGGTTCGGGAAATGCCCGTATCTGGATCACTGACACCACCCAATTTTGCCGATCTAGATTTTGATTGGATTAACGATAAATCTATTGTGACTTCAAGGCTCGAAGAAAGAGAATGGTCTAACGACTTTAAAGATCACCCTATACCATCTCTTTTCTCTGTAAATATTGATGACAACAAGCAAGTCAGACTAACTAATCCAGCTGATGGTTATGGAGACTATCATCCGCAGTATGTTAAGTCAATCAATAAGCTTGTTTGGCTTAGAGGGTCCTCGATAATAGATTCAGACAGAACTCTTTGGAAGGCAAACACTGATGGTAGCGACGCCGAAGCATGGATTAAAAATGTAGAAACTATTGTGTTTTATGAGTAATGAAGATTATTTTGTTCGGGCTTGGTCATTCTTGTTTAAGTTAGTGCGCCTTTAAATTATTGATTAATTCTGATGAATTTAGGTACAGATACTGAGTTTTGGGTTTTGAGGCACGTTTAGGACCTTTTCGTTACCGCTGCACTGATTTATCTGCATCTCTGGGCACGTTTAGACCCTTTTCGTTACCGCTGCACCGATTTTTTCCCATTGGAGGGCACGTTTAGACCCTTTTCGTTACCGCTACACCGATTTTTTCCCATTGGAGGGCACGTTTAGGGCCTTTTCGTTACCGCTGC
This genomic window contains:
- a CDS encoding DUF445 domain-containing protein, coding for MEVFSMILFMMIIGAGIGGFTNHLAIKMLFRPHKPIYFAGKRLPFTPGLIPKRREELAVQMGRMVVEHLLTAEGIKSKFKDPVFTKEMVAWVQGEVIRLMDNDKTIAQWGEQFGITDLDVKTRDKLHAIIKDKYEQLIGQARQKTLRETFPQAWLVKIDDKIPEFADYILEKGIAYFESDEGRKRLVKMIDDFIRNLGSLGNMVKMFLSNDSIANSVQPELVRFLSHGGTHQMLTQLINKEWDKVKDWKVEDIEEKFGRDSLVTFLQEQITNQIPYKKWLQSSLGDLTATYKQQILNDWVPKLVEVIGDFIANRIDEMMKKLHLAEIVQKQVEGFSVSRLEDMVLMISKREFKMITYLGALLGGLIGIVQGLLIFFVQ
- a CDS encoding YheC/YheD family endospore coat-associated protein, which gives rise to MKKIFKINIYPIEENKNKNTPLIIISSELMKQTGVRIGQKVTLQCGKNHLICSIADTTSETDLILYCSKNVFESFYLPVMSTKLQLSIEKNDNAWELGPFIGIVTDQIYKEHFGSIHSFIEELQHYSYQNYIYLYVFNYINYHNHYVTGYYFDSGSSSWVHSSLPTPSVVHNRIHSRIKERADKTKNFFKTLSQHNIPYFNERFLNKWEVYEFLSRQEQLTPYLPDTRLLNGRFSLEEMLFTHSTLFLKPVHGSQGKNIFKIRNDNDNYSLDYTTFSGEIEKQYPSIISLYEAIRPRLQKQRYIVQQGLQLLTYQDRPLDFRLLCHRQPDNNWSVTSAIARVSSQAEFVSNLARGGELLKINTVLQNHFEGTTLNQIKRLLFEIATETATSIHQLSDGIYGELGIDLAIDHKGKPWIIEVNTKPSKNQDPSGFSPKIRPSAKAIIEYCSHLANWQL
- a CDS encoding YheC/YheD family endospore coat-associated protein, which codes for MISFGLLTLNTKVEHLYFTELARKAAKHSMNVFRFSPEHINPKTEQVHGEKFNSKTGSWEKAIYPIPQCLYDRCFYPTKEQQKKYYPIINWLKNRPDLTFIGHGLPNKWSIYEVLSSDPLLTYYIPKTRKVNSVDDIFHYLKKHKKALLKPENGSQGKGIIALTHLNESIELHSQQNNKNVNKVFANKAPLYQWLKKLISSHSYLMQPFLALQDSDGHAFDIRVLVQKKPNNQWAEIGRGIRKGGPGSIISNLHGGGSICSYKDWIKQIEPHQRVLIEDELRTIITSLPASLEKKFGPLFEIGIDIGVATDGTVWVLDANSKPGYKTILQSNPSVENHLYEAPLLYCKNLVLQRSASDGII
- a CDS encoding YheC/YheD family endospore coat-associated protein produces the protein MELYDLQEIFDVEETIYLPEPLFSSSRVFNNISFGTEICSCKIKVSKKLSTISISHDIWNSLKIPYRSKVHVIPNEDTLHIGPLVGIFTAGFTGSLLRPIGDRSLFFAKILAAEKKVGAYTFVFGANHINWEDGKINGYFHTNQGWQQIEVPFPNVVYDRLPNRKTENHVILQDIKKRLQTDYLIPWFNPGFFNKWEIHQLFSANDVKEFLPETVAHPSLNDLKELLNKYPSIYIKPINGSLGLGIYQIIRSKDSDDGYYCRFRTDEKNHLRKYNTIESLYHHLFRVDRLENYLAQQGVQLIRCDGKPIDFRIHTNKDDEGKWKMSAIAAKIAGTGSVTTHLKSGGIVKTIDEISKIVSLPVDILKQLENCVLSMSSVLEQQMNGTIGEIGFDIGIDKNNDIWLFEANSKPGRSIFKNPKLREYEQLSRSLPISFAVFLTKKAIYEPGVLFNEN
- a CDS encoding YheC/YheD family endospore coat-associated protein produces the protein MKINNKIPKPIIGILTTTGKYSPISGNFKLFRRIATLLAHEGGLAIIITPESIVDNRIKYAFFYSQEKQGWMKIVHPPLPTIIYNRLPYRNLEKTESFHNLVHWCQKNSIKLFNPSFFTKWDIYTALAKDHQLIPHLPYTEILFTETQLEQFLQHYKSVYIKPNDGSRGNGIFVLSQNRNGIFLKDHQVNKHFKTVELLWKEYISERIHENGYIIQEQIPLMKVNERSFDFRLWAHKVNKRWILSGVGIRQSKTGGITTHVLKGGNVLNFDDVATSADKISLTSLMALSGEQLEQVFGNVREFSMDIGKSSDNNFYIFEVNAKPMTFDESEIYNNGLKNLVQIFLES
- a CDS encoding TolB family protein, producing the protein MQRLFCLVLALVIFSPVTTLAANVQTLKAAYIRDGDLWTLINNEEKQITNSGNIYSKPKWSPNGKWLLYQNMAPSQFEDSQQQVEVWAYNIDSGEKKQLFYDGYSPTWAPNKNIVAFNAKGILNISDFKQFYNIATGVDSYTWLPDGSGFLLSSAGVLRPDGWTSAMLFKKKVNENYNDVVLFGGVEPFFTLPREIGIDNNKIISVYVNDLKFSPSNKWISFIVSPTASWSMDSNMLCLISSDGKHFEVLDEIVFEVGEPKWAPSADTLAFIAGGGRIVFGFKNKDLKVREMPVSGSLTPPNFADLDFDWINDKSIVTSRLEEREWSNDFKDHPIPSLFSVNIDDNKQVRLTNPADGYGDYHPQYVKSINKLVWLRGSSIIDSDRTLWKANTDGSDAEAWIKNVETIVFYE